The Podospora bellae-mahoneyi strain CBS 112042 chromosome 7, whole genome shotgun sequence genome includes a window with the following:
- the PDX1 gene encoding pyridoxine biosynthesis protein (COG:C; EggNog:ENOG503NYQ0) has translation MASFAAACRVSARLATRRLQQDVTVKSFRTSAAALAAQNFTMPALSPTMTEGNIASWKIKEGEKFQAGDVLLEIETDKATMDVEAQEDGIMMKIMHGDGSKSVQVGTRIAVVAEEGDDISALEIPADEVSAQPTKAAEAPDTYTPAPPNPSEPAEPPKSDSTPKAAVKPGHKTTHRTYPLYPSVEHLLKVNGLDKSEAKKITPTGPNGRLLKGDVLAYLGKIKADIPAKIESRFEKQSHLDLSNIKVAAAKPAPVGKSAKEAAPAPPPAPVKATVTLPVSLSAVLQAQKKINDSLGIFLPISTFIARATDLANDELPVPKGYQPTADELFNQVLGLDKAHSGAKVSRGAYVPQVGSLTPKGAVLPKPTAAPVKKDIFDILAASPSPKPKATASKLSPGLSAVGPNVFSLQVPRDEEKRAKIFLERVKLVLENEPGRLVL, from the exons atggcaTCCTTTGCGGCTGCTTGCCGCGTGTCTGCGCGCCTGGCCACCAGAAGACTGCAGCAGGATGTCACAGTTAAAA GTTTCCGAACATCGGCCGCCGCCCTTGCGGCTCAAAACTTCACCATGCCCGCCCTCTCCCCTACCATGACCGAAGGCAACATTGCGAGCTGGAAGATTAAGGAGGGCGAAAAGTTTCAGGCCGGCGATGTGCTCCTCGAGATCGAAACCGACAAGGCGACCATGGATGTGGAAGCCCAGGAGGACGGCATCATGATGAAGATCATGCACGGCGACGGAAGCAAGAGTGTACAAGTTGGCACACGGATAGCAGTCGTCGCCGAAGAAGGTGATGACATTAGCGCCCTCGAGATTCCCGCTGACGAGGTCTCCGCTCAACCTACCAAGGCTGCGGAAGCTCCGGATACCTATACTCCGgctcccccaaacccctccgAACCCGCCGAGCCACCCAAGTCCGACTCCACCCCCAAAGCCGCCGTTAAGCCCGGGCACAAGACAACCCACAGGACCTATCCCCTATACCCATCTGTCGAACACCTCTTGAAGGTTAATGGCCTCGACAAATCCGAAGCCAAGAAGATCACCCCCACCGGACCCAACGGACGTCTGCTCAAGGGTGATGTTCTGGCTTATCTCGGCAAAATCAAGGCCGACATTCCTGCCAAGATTGAGTCCCGATTCGAGAAGCAATCCCACCTGGATTTGAGCAACATCAAGGTCGCTGCTGCGAAGCCTGCTCCTGTTGGAAAGTCCGCCAAGGAAGCCgctcctgcccctcctccggcgccCGTCAAAGCCACTGTTACTCTCCCCGTCTCCTTGTCAGCGGTTCTCCAGGCCCAGAAGAAGATTAACGACTCCCTCGGTATCTTCCTCCCTATCTCTACGTTCATCGCCCGCGCCACCGACTTGGCCAACGACGAACTTCCGGTGCCCAAGGGGTACCAACCCACAGCTGATGAGCTCTTCAACCAGGTCCTTGGTCTAGACAAGGCCCACAGTGGAGCCAAGGTGTCCAGGGGTGCCTACGTTCCCCAGGTAGGCTCCCTTACTCCTAAGGGAGCTGTCCTTCCCAAGCCTACTGCTGCGCCTGTGAAGAAGGACATCTTTGACATTCTGGCTGCCAGCCCTTCACCCAAACCCAAGGCCACCGCCTCTAAGTTGTCCCCCGGTTTGTCGGCTGTTGGACCCAACGTTTTCAGCCTGCAGGTCCCCAGAgatgaggagaagagagcaAAGATCTTCTTGGAGAGAGTGAAGCTGGTGTTGGAGAATGAGCCAGGGCGGTTGGTGTTGTGA
- a CDS encoding hypothetical protein (EggNog:ENOG503NVDP; COG:S), with the protein MDSEDGEFFVKQLATFVRTHEKALANALQFRRQTPRHGSSQSVSSVSPVNAPTSPSIPERPATSASTSSTLAAAFSLGSLNLTSHSVKSAKLALTPHHLFYLLSRFEELSIPVGPMKIRLENLHDTTASGNYVSFLGQSQRSKSRGSDVGSIHSVSSLRSVMSGMSALWASFGIGSGISAARTERQKAAIQNDLKYLYSAFTKIPCLRLAPDWRARLIRGYEEFPFDSAVPLYVFKNVQALEVSDIDFRQFFGWDKLSEQLRSLTLKRASIEDPADILIDIVLDDMDKRRRRTSKSQASPTTQSTWPGAVNSPRRSPTVSHMDLPKSTSAPGSPDARKSANDLPVGSLSSELGTDQEGRTPTDSRRPSIVRIDSDELKSPPARDTRPRSHSPRRPHSSRNGSSNVRGSSYKIRRSGSGSSQSSLSDSWHNGRGSASNLLSMGILPASKWRFLKHLSLTDNSLTNIPAASLAPLANSLHSLDLSSNLFTQIPDSVATLTSLRALNLAHCMIDSLHSLTRNPLPAITALNLRANRLQSLAGIEKLFPLERLDLRDNRLTDPSELARLTGIPEIREIYVDGNPFTRTHRDYRITIFNLFRQTPGYTEDITIDGSGPSYSEKRYLVERAALPPAVPVVKPPPEEIPAVDVSKPAIIYDAPIKEPAVLRKERPQPKTVASEVNTSSTRRRRAPKRRIVDLATNDTPIPHAQPIDNQTRVPSYKTTAVLEPESNYRTSQPPDTQRPTANVLGETVAVPQGLAPEVPRIDTSVIPQLPPVYDTGENNTEWDVGGEIYRRKIEALRDKVGSGYLSVLSEEGGYPTSLPPDYHEPADFGAASPHSITPRAASVQAIHSGRTLG; encoded by the exons ATGGACTCGGAAGACGGGGAGTTTTTTGTCAAG CAACTCGCAACGTTTGTGCGCACACACGAGAAGGCGCTCGCGAATGCGCTTCAGTTTCGGCGGCAGACACCTCGCCATGGATCCTCACAAAGTGTCTCGTCGGTTTCCCCTGTGAACGCACCGACGTCCCCATCAATACCCGAACGGCCTGCTACGtcagcctcaacctcgagCACACTGGCAGCCGCCTTTTCTCTGGGCTCGCTGAACCTCACCTCGCACAGCGTAAAATCAGCAAAGCTCGCCCTCACCCCACATCACCTCTTTTATTTGCTCTCCCGATTCGAAGAGCTTAGTATACCTGTCGGGCCCATGAAAATTCGCCTGGAGAATCTGCATGATACAACGGCTTCGGGAAACTATGTCTCCTTCCTCGGGCAATCTCAGCGTTCCAAGAGTCGCGGCTCCGATGTCGGCTCCATTCACTCGGTTTCCAGTCTTCGGAGCGTTATGTCAGGCATGTCCGCTCTTTGGGCCAGCTTCGGAATCGGGTCGGGTATTTCCGCCGCTCGAACAGAAAGGCAAAAGGCGGCGATCCAAAATGACTTGAAATACCTCTACTCCGCCTTTACCAAGATTCCCTGCCTGAGACTAGCTCCAGATTGGCGCGCTCGTCTCATCAGGGGCTACGAAGAGTTTCCCTTTGACTCAGCAGTGCCTCTGTACGTCTTCAAAAACGTCCAGGCACTGGAGGTGAGCGATATCGATTTTAGGCAATTCTTCGGTTGGGATAAGCTCTCAGAACAGCTTCGTTCGCTCACGCTCAAGCGTGCCAGCATTGAGGACCCAGCAGATATCCTGATCGATATTGTCTTGGACGACATGGACAAGCGCAGGCGCCGCACATCCAAGAGCCAagcatcacccaccacacagTCAACCTGGCCAGGAGCTGTGAACAGCCCTCGGAGAAGTCCGACGGTGTCGCACATGGACTTGCCAAAGTCCACCTCTGCCCCTGGTTCCCCTGATGCCCGGAAATCGGCAAACGATCTTCCTGTCGGCTCTCTAAGTAGTGAACTTGGGACAGACCAAGAGGGCCGGACTCCCACCGACAGCAGGAGGCCTTCGATCGTCAGGATTGACAGTGATGAGCTCaagtcaccaccagcaaGGGATACTCGGCCACGGAGTCACTCTCCCCGTCGGCCTCATAGTTCCAGAAACGGCTCTTCCAACGTGCGCGGATCTTCTTACAAGATCCGGCGATCTGGTTCTGGAAGCTCTCAGTCAAGTCTCTCGGACTCGTGGCACAACGGCCGTGGAAGCGCTTCCAACCTCCTTTCCATGGGCATCCTCCCAGCCTCCAAGTGGCGCTTCCTCAAGCACTTGAGCCTGACGGATAATTCTTTGACCAACATTCCCGCCGCCAGTTTGGCACCACTGGCCAACAGCCTGCACTCCCTCGACCTGTCGTCTAACCTCTTTACCCAGATCCCCGACAGTGTCGCCACGCTAACCTCGCTGCGCGCCCTGAACCTTGCCCACTGCATGATCGACTCGCTGCATTCACTCACCCGCAACCCTCTCccagccatcaccgccctcaacctccgAGCCAACCGCTTACAGTCTCTTGCCGGAATCGAAAAGCTCTTTCCCCTGGAAAGGTTAGACTTGCGGGACAACCGTCTAACGGACCCATCAGAACTGGCTCGCTTGACGGGAATTCCCGAGATCCGAGAGATCTATGTGGATGGCAACCCATTTACACGCACTCATCGCGACTACCgcatcaccatcttcaacctcttccgTCAAACACCCGGATATACTGAGGACATCACCATCGATGGAAGCGGGCCTAGTTACTCGGAGAAGCGGTATCTGGTAGAGAGGGCAGCGTTGCCTCCTGCTGTTCCCGTGGTCAAGCCGCCACCCGAGGAGATTCCTGCCGTGGATGTGAGCAAGCCGGCTATTATTTATGATGCCCCCATCAAGGAGCCCGCTGTCCTTCGTAAAGAGCGTCCTCAGCCCAAGACTGTTGCGAGCGAGGTCAACACCAGCTCTACCCGGCGCCGGAGAGCACCCAAGCGGCGGATTGTCGATCTGGCAACCAATGATACCCCTATACCCCATGCCCAGCCAATCGACAATCAGACTCGCGTGCCAAGTTACAAGACCACGGCAGTGCTCGAGCCAGAGTCCAATTACCGGACCTCACAACCACCAGACACACAACGGCCAACGGCGAACGTCCTTGGGGAAACCGTTGCAGTTCCCCAAGGCCTTGCGCCAGAGGTCCCCAGAATCGACACCAGCGTCATTCCGCAACTTCCACCTGTCTATGATACGGGCGAGAACAACACGGAGTGGGACGTTGGTGGGGAGATCTATCGAAGAAAAATCGAGGCCCTCCGCGACAAGGTCGGGAGTGGTTATCTCAGCGTGCTCAGTGAGGAAGGCGGCTACCCCACCAGCCTTCCACCAGACTATCACGAGCCGGCAGACTTTGGCGCTGCCTCACCCCACTCAATCACACCTCGAGCTGCCAGCGTGCAAGCGATCCACAGCGGTCGCACGCtaggctga
- a CDS encoding hypothetical protein (EggNog:ENOG503NWQ8; BUSCO:EOG092618M2; COG:S): MASGPTTPRRQSRGRPRGRPKGTGSTSASRVRKFPEDPPATEPPLKKRKYVPGGPGGGGRYLDDDGGEVPPENLGPATTVSRQRASARTDAQPSPTVYPRRERSTRIRTAVNRDELDDMQYSSATALAAAVVQSEGYKPREERGWEEFHPNLDIEATFAVLPADEVDGIVIKPAPPTPVALGTASLLNGASTPTKDGAFVFTGANGTPNGQGKPSFSGLADTPSRRRLARPTRDSVSLYATRPLDLGLTPQVPKVLPIHSQNAKERLDLKMPSYRKIDRIALFESKTFGQARYVDKSMMNVGYQESDNFIRPDRKLIKAIDANTEEDLEQVAVVSAAGDPVQHTAGVVGRVEYDMDEQDDMWLEDLNSRRKATELDPITREIFEITITKIEKEWHALEKRIPKPNPKPPQTHRPRSSSAAAVNGEPQAGEEQDSKCAICDDGDCENTNAIVFCDGCDLAVHQECYGVPFIPEGQWLCRKCQLIGRGIPTCIFCPNTDGAFKQTNSSKWAHLLCAMWIPEVSLGNHTFMEPVMEVEKVPKTRWKLTCYICSQRMGACIQCSNKNCYQAFHVTCARRCRLFLKMKNSQGALAVLDSMPLKAYCDKHCPQDYAKENAVAEATKDAKRFYKRTMKGRIWANSQASALQLAATHRHAITEHPPDESQLTGAKMNTVLGDKKKGQPAKNIWKLPSGAPIIPQAVFDTVESSLSRFPIRKRKDYVAETCRYWTLKREARRGAALLKRLQLQMETFSSMELTRRNFAAMGPSGKTRLARRIEFCGSLVKDLEQLKELSDAIVQREASKLEAAELEQDFVDSCYFPVYKKLQPVLDKAFLLDKNIFKPGFRELQDKLDQRFYTTTLHFATDLCQAINAGINDPPAVPATEESRGIGIDASPVKNGGNADVKDRRRIGKRMLKSLQPLLESALQAEAEICKKPLEGLQAELEAIIEASTELRQPGPAATIMVSGDGSLAPGIPQDVDMADAPVEGQIIVADQLDEDVDADGDPDDPMEGTEHIGDGSIEVKSDEHDAEINGALSSAHSVTAEENNDTQRTDIPQILTNGIPKESNSPPSLAGYNPASNPQPQNHSGPLSPPQSNGSFGINQQQGHHNVLSDGGIPWYLEEFELKGTSAVEKQWAGREAVRSLSEELTDMDEEALRDLEFDVDDENTITASPVDVGKGSGGLKVEAGTPSGRRKRADVSKFRKGVRSSARRK; the protein is encoded by the exons ATGGCGTCAGGGCCAACAACGCCAAGACGTCAGTCCAGGGGCCGTCCTAGAGGGCGGCCCAAGGGCACTGGCTCAACCAGCGCGTCTCGCGTCAGGAAGTTTCCAGAAGACCCCCCGGCAACAGAACCCCCCTTGAAGAAGCGTAAATATGTCCCCGGAGGGccgggaggtggtgggagataTTTAGACGACGATGGTGGCGAAGTCCCACCCGAAAATCTAGGGCCAGCAACTACCGTGTCCAGACAGCGAGCCTCAGCCCGGACCGATGCGCAACCCTCCCCTACCGTTTATCCGCGCAGAGAACGAAGCACGAGGATACGAACGGCCGTGAACCGAGACGAACTCGACGATATGCAATACAGTTCAGCAACAGCCCTGGCGGCCGCTGTCGTCCAGAGCGAGGGGTACAAGCCCAGAGAGGAGCGAGGATGGGAGGAGTTCCACCCAAATCTTGACATCGAGGCCACCTTTGCGGTGCTTCCTGCCGATGAAGTAGACGGCATAGTCATAAAAccagcacccccaacacctgtTGCGCTAGGTACTGCCAGCCTCCTGAATGGCGCAAGTACCCCTACTAAGGACGGCGCGTTTGTCTTCACAGGTGCAAACGGCACGCCTAATGGCCAGGGAAAGCCATCATTTTCCGGCCTAGCAGATACCCCGAGTAGGCGTCGACTTGCCAGGCCAACAAGAGATTCGGTCTCCTTGTATGCCACCCGACCACTGGATCTTGGGTTAACCCCCCAGGTCCCCAAAGTATTGCCTATTCACAGCCAGAACGCGAAAGAGCGGCTGGATCTGAAGATGCCATCATACCGAAAAATCGACCGTATCGCCCTTTTTGAGAGCAAGACGTTTGGCCAGGCGAGATATGTCGACAAGTCGATGATGAATGTGGGCTATCAGGAGAGCGACAACTTCATCCGGCCTGATcgcaagctcatcaaggcGATAGATGCCAACACTGAGGAGGACCTGGAACAGGTCGCTGTTGTCTCGGCGGCAGGCGATCCAGTCCAGCACACGGCCGGCGTGGTTGGGCGTGTGGAGTACGATATGGACGAGCAAGATGATATGTGGCTCGAGGATCTGAACAGTCGGCGAAAGGCGACCGAACTGGATCCAATAACTCGTGAGATCTTTGAGATCACAATAACCAAAATTGAAAAAGAGTGGCATGCGCTCGAGAAGAGGATACCGAAGCCCAACCCGAAGCCGCCACAGACTCACAGACCGAGATCCAGCTCTGCGGCTGCAGTTAATGGCGAGCcgcaagctggagaagagcaGGACAGCAAATGTGCCATCTGCGACGACGGTGACTGCGAGAACACCAACGCGATCGTGTTTTGCGACGGTTGCGATTTGGCGGTTCACCAAGAATGCTATGGTGTGCCGTTTATTCCCGAGGGGCAATGGTTGTGCAGGAAGTGCCAGTTGATTGGTCGTGGTATTCCG ACATGCATTTTCTGCCCCAATACCGACGGGGCTTTCAAGCAGACCAACTCGTCCAAATGGGCACATCTGCTATGCGCCATGTGGATCCCCGAGGTGTCTTTGGGGAACCACACCTTCATGgagccggtgatggaggtcGAAAAAGTGCCCAAGACGCGGTGGAAGTTGACGTGCTATATCTGCAGTCAGCGCATGGGAGCCTGCATCCAGTGTTCTAACAAAAACTGTTATCAGGCCTTCCATGTCACCTGCGCCCGGCGCTGCCGGTTGTTTCTCAAGATGAAGAACAGCCAGGGCGCTCTCGCTGTGCTGGACAGCATGCCGCTCAAGGCGTATTGCGACAAGCACTGTCCCCAAGACTATGCAAAGGAGAATGCAGTCGCTGAAGCGACAAAAGATGCGAAGCGCTTCTACAAGCGGACCATGAAGGGGCGCATTTGGGCCAATAGTCAAGCGTCGGCCCTTCAGTTAGCCGCTACCCACCGCCATGCCATAACTGAGCACCCCCCTGACGAGTCCCAGTTGACAGGCGCCAAAATGAATACTGTTCTCGGAGATAAGAAAAAGGGACAGCCGGCCAAGAATATCTGGAAGCTGCCGTCGGGTGCACCCATTATCCCCCAAGCTGTGTTTGACACGGTGGAGAGCTCACTCTCTCGCTTCCCGATACGGAAGCGCAAAGACTATGTCGCCGAAACATGTCGCTACTGGACCCTCAAGCGCGAGGCCAGGCGTGGAGCCGCCTTGCTCAAACGGCTGCAGCTTCAAATGGAGACGTTCTCGTCAATGGAGTTGACACGGCGTAACTTTGCCGCTATGGGTCCGTCTGGGAAGACAAGACTGGCCAGAAGGATCGAGTTTTGCGGCAGCCTCGTCAAAGACCTGGAACAGCTCAAGGAGTTGTCTGATGCAATTGTCCAGCGTGAAGCCTCCAAGCTGGAAGCGGCCGAGTTGGAGCAGGACTTTGTCGACAGTTGCTATTTCCCGGTCTACAAGAAGCTCCAACCGGTGCTTGACAAGGCTTTCCT ACTTGACAAGAACATCTTCAAGCCGGGCTTTAGAGAGTTGCAAGACAAACTGGACCAGCGGTtttacaccaccacactaCATTTTGCCACCGATTTGTGCCAAGCCATCAACGCAGGCATCAACGATCCGCCAGCCGTGCCGGCAACCGAAGAATCTCgcggcatcggcatcgatGCGTCTCCAGTCAAGAACGGCGGCAATGCAGATGTCAAAGACCGTAGAAGGATAGGAAAGCGAATGCTCAAGTCACTCCAGCCACTTCTCGAATCCGCCTTGCAGGCAGAGGCGGAAATATGCAAGAAGCCTCTCGAGGGTCTGCAGGCGGAACTCGAGGCCATAATCGAGGCTAGCACTGAGCTGAGACAGCCCGGTCCGGCAGCTACTATCATGGTGTCAGGAGACGGCAGCCTGGCCCCTGGTATTCCACAAGATGTCGACATGGCGGACGCACCTGTGGAAGGCCAAATTATCGTCGCTGATCAGTTAGACGAAGATGTCGATGCCGACGGGGATCCAGACGATCCCATGGAAGGCACCGAGCACATTGGCGATGGAAGCATAGAGGTCAAATCGGACGAGCACGACGCCGAAATAAACGGTGCCTTGTCCTCTGCCCATTCCGTCACAGCAGAAGAAAACAACGACACTCAACGGACTGACATCCCGCAGATACTTACCAACGGCATTCCCAAGGAATCAaactcaccaccctcccttgCCGGCTACAATCCTGCCTCCAACCCGCAACCACAAAATCACTCTGGTCCACTGAGTCCACCGCAGTCAAACGGCTCCTTCGGcatcaaccaacaacaaggacACCATAATGTCCTTTCTGACGGTGGTATTCCGTGGTACCTTGAAGAGTTTGAGCTGAAGGGGACGTCAGCGGTGGAGAAGCAGTGGGCCGGGAGGGAAGCGGTGCGAAGTCTGAGTGAAGAGTTGACGGATATGGACGAGGAGGCGTTGAGAGACTTGGAGTttgatgtggatgatgagaataCTATTACCGCTAGTCcggttgatgttggcaaggggagtggggggttgaaggtggaggcgggAACGccgagcgggaggaggaagagggcggaTGTGAGTAAGTTTAGGAAGGGGGTTAGGAGCTCTGCTAGGAGGAAGTAA